One Streptomyces sp. SAI-135 DNA segment encodes these proteins:
- a CDS encoding MFS transporter, translating to MGTDTVRAGAADEAAERRREQRGWYFYDWACSVYSTSVLTVFLGPYLTSVAKNAADGDGYVHPLGIPVRAGSFFAYSVSLSVVVAVLVMPLVGAAADRGGRKKPLLAAAAYTGAAATTAMFFLGGDRYLLGGVLLVVANAAQSVGTMLYNSYLPQIAPPEERDAVSSKGWAFGYAAGALVLVGNLVLYMGHDSFGLSESAAVRICLASAGLWWGAFALIPLRRLRDRRSSARKAEEPTVPGFRQLAATVRDMRRHPLTLAFLLAYLIYNDGIQTVISQASVYGSEELDLGQSTLIAAVLLVQVLAVAGALALGRLARTHGAKRTILGSLVAWAVILGAGYFLPAGAPVWFFVLASGIGLVLGGSQALSRSLFSHLVPPGKEAEYFSAYEMSDRGMSWLGPLLFGITYQLTGSYRDAIISLVAFFVIGFALLARVPVRRAIGDAGNPVPERI from the coding sequence GTGGGTACCGACACCGTGCGGGCGGGCGCGGCGGACGAGGCCGCCGAGCGGCGGCGTGAACAGCGCGGCTGGTACTTCTACGACTGGGCGTGCTCCGTCTACTCGACGAGCGTGCTCACCGTGTTCCTCGGTCCCTATCTGACCTCGGTCGCCAAGAACGCGGCGGACGGCGACGGCTATGTCCATCCGCTGGGCATCCCGGTGCGGGCCGGTTCCTTCTTCGCGTACTCGGTGTCCCTGTCGGTGGTCGTCGCCGTGCTGGTGATGCCCCTGGTGGGTGCCGCCGCCGACCGCGGCGGCCGCAAGAAGCCCCTCCTGGCTGCCGCCGCCTACACCGGGGCAGCCGCGACGACCGCCATGTTCTTCCTGGGCGGCGACCGCTATCTCCTCGGAGGCGTCCTGCTGGTCGTCGCGAACGCGGCGCAGTCCGTGGGGACGATGCTCTACAACTCCTACCTCCCGCAGATCGCCCCGCCCGAGGAGCGCGACGCCGTCTCCTCCAAGGGCTGGGCCTTCGGCTACGCGGCGGGCGCCCTGGTGCTGGTCGGGAACCTCGTGCTCTACATGGGCCACGACTCCTTCGGCCTCTCCGAAAGCGCCGCGGTCCGTATCTGCCTGGCCTCGGCGGGACTGTGGTGGGGCGCCTTCGCGCTGATTCCGCTCCGCCGGCTGCGCGACCGCCGCTCGTCCGCGCGCAAGGCCGAGGAGCCCACGGTCCCCGGCTTCCGGCAGCTCGCGGCCACTGTCCGCGACATGCGCCGCCACCCGCTCACCCTGGCCTTCCTGCTGGCGTACCTGATCTACAACGACGGCATCCAGACCGTGATCTCCCAGGCGTCGGTCTACGGCTCCGAGGAACTGGACCTCGGGCAGTCGACGCTCATCGCGGCCGTGCTCCTGGTGCAGGTGCTCGCGGTGGCGGGAGCGCTGGCCCTGGGCCGGCTGGCCCGGACCCACGGGGCCAAGCGGACGATCCTCGGGTCACTGGTCGCCTGGGCGGTGATCCTGGGCGCCGGGTACTTCCTGCCCGCCGGCGCACCCGTGTGGTTCTTCGTCCTCGCGTCCGGCATCGGGCTCGTCCTGGGCGGCAGCCAGGCCCTGTCCCGCTCCCTGTTCTCGCATCTGGTCCCGCCCGGCAAGGAGGCCGAGTACTTCTCGGCGTACGAGATGAGCGACCGGGGCATGAGCTGGCTGGGGCCGCTGCTGTTCGGGATCACCTACCAGCTGACCGGAAGCTACCGGGACGCGATCATCTCGCTGGTGGCCTTCTTCGTCATCGGGTTCGCCCTGCTCGCGCGGGTTCCGGTGCGGCGGGCGATCGGCGACGCGGGCAATCCCGTACCCGAAAGGATTTAG
- a CDS encoding SGNH/GDSL hydrolase family protein, whose protein sequence is MRTVRFVALGDSLSEGVGDPVGGAWRGWAELLADGLAESVEFTKLAVSGAQTRDVLERQTPLGLEVRPDVVSVVVGVNDTLRCTFDIHAVAARLDEVYAAFTGQGAVLLTACLPDPGTMLGLPGALARPLARRQRAVNAVVHALSERYGAVHLHAAEGSWTTDRAMWSADRLHPAERGHRQLAVRFHAALAERGVATGAAPSAEPESPVPTKSASLRWLATAGTGWVARRCTDLLPQLVTLALDEMRHRARGTGARLDLRAAHAVSLALAALSGQEQGAEAA, encoded by the coding sequence ATGAGAACCGTCCGTTTCGTCGCCCTCGGTGACTCCCTGTCCGAGGGCGTGGGCGACCCCGTCGGCGGGGCGTGGCGCGGCTGGGCCGAGCTGCTCGCCGACGGGCTCGCCGAGTCCGTGGAGTTCACCAAGCTCGCGGTCAGCGGGGCGCAGACGCGCGATGTGCTGGAGCGGCAGACGCCGTTGGGGCTGGAGGTGCGGCCGGACGTCGTCTCGGTCGTCGTCGGTGTCAACGACACCCTGCGCTGTACCTTCGACATCCATGCCGTGGCCGCGCGGCTCGACGAGGTCTACGCGGCGTTCACCGGGCAGGGCGCCGTCCTGCTGACGGCGTGTCTGCCCGACCCGGGCACGATGCTCGGGCTGCCCGGCGCGCTGGCGCGTCCGCTGGCCCGGCGGCAGCGGGCGGTGAACGCGGTGGTGCACGCGCTGTCCGAACGGTACGGGGCGGTGCATCTGCACGCGGCCGAGGGGAGTTGGACCACCGACCGTGCGATGTGGAGTGCGGACCGGCTGCATCCCGCGGAGCGGGGACATCGGCAGCTCGCTGTGCGGTTCCACGCGGCGCTCGCGGAGCGCGGTGTCGCGACCGGGGCCGCGCCCTCGGCCGAGCCGGAGTCTCCCGTGCCCACGAAGTCGGCGAGCCTGCGGTGGCTGGCCACGGCGGGTACGGGGTGGGTGGCGCGGCGGTGCACCGATCTGCTGCCCCAGTTGGTGACGCTGGCGCTGGACGAGATGCGGCATCGCGCGCGGGGGACCGGCGCGCGGCTCGATCTGCGGGCCGCGCATGCGGTGTCCCTGGCGTTGGCCGCGTTGTCCGGGCAGGAGCAGGGGGCCGAGGCGGCTTGA
- a CDS encoding RNA polymerase-binding protein RbpA — MSERALRGTRLVVTSYETDRGIDLAPRQAVEYACEKGHRFEMPFSVEAEIPPEWECKVCGAQALLVDGDGPEEKKAKPARTHWDMLMERRTREELEEVLEERLAVLRSGAMNIAVHPRDSRKSA, encoded by the coding sequence ATGAGTGAGCGAGCTCTTCGCGGCACGCGCCTCGTGGTGACCAGCTACGAGACGGACCGCGGCATCGACCTGGCCCCGCGCCAGGCCGTGGAGTACGCATGCGAGAAGGGGCACCGCTTCGAGATGCCCTTCTCGGTCGAGGCGGAGATCCCGCCGGAGTGGGAGTGCAAGGTCTGCGGGGCGCAGGCACTCCTCGTGGACGGCGACGGCCCTGAAGAGAAGAAGGCCAAGCCCGCGCGTACGCATTGGGACATGCTGATGGAGCGACGCACCCGAGAGGAACTCGAAGAGGTTCTCGAGGAGCGTCTGGCGGTTCTGCGTTCCGGCGCGATGAACATCGCTGTTCATCCCCGGGACAGCCGCAAGTCGGCCTGA
- a CDS encoding biotin-dependent carboxyltransferase family protein, which produces MTDRALFVVRAGALTTVQDRGRPGHAHLGVPRSGALDRPAAELANRLVGNSPEAAVLETTVNGCTLRPRSAVTVAVTGAHCLITVDGRPAAWGAPVDVPAGALLTVGTAVSGLRSYVAVSGGIAVEPVLGSRSTDLLSGLGPPPLTDGAVLPLGTPRPLHTRVDTAPQPAPPSELVLRVTLGPRVDWCTPEAIRAFTSRTFQVSPASNRIGLRTEGPALERAFDGELPSEGMVLGAVQVPPDGRPVVFLADHPTTGGYPVIGVVRGTDLPRAAQAVPGIPVRFVEVRRR; this is translated from the coding sequence ATGACGGACCGCGCCCTCTTCGTCGTCCGGGCCGGAGCTCTGACCACCGTCCAGGACCGGGGCCGCCCGGGCCACGCCCACCTCGGCGTGCCTCGCTCGGGCGCCCTGGACCGCCCGGCGGCCGAGCTCGCCAACCGTCTGGTCGGCAACAGCCCCGAGGCGGCCGTCCTGGAGACCACGGTCAACGGCTGTACGCTGCGCCCCCGTTCGGCGGTCACCGTGGCCGTCACGGGCGCCCACTGCCTGATCACGGTGGACGGCCGTCCGGCGGCCTGGGGCGCACCTGTGGACGTACCGGCGGGAGCACTGCTGACCGTGGGAACGGCCGTGTCGGGACTGCGCAGTTACGTGGCCGTCTCCGGCGGGATCGCCGTGGAGCCGGTCCTGGGCAGCCGTTCCACGGACCTCCTGTCGGGGCTGGGCCCGCCGCCCCTCACGGACGGGGCGGTACTCCCCCTCGGCACGCCGCGACCGCTGCACACGCGCGTGGACACCGCGCCGCAGCCTGCGCCGCCCTCGGAACTCGTCCTCCGCGTCACACTGGGCCCACGGGTCGACTGGTGTACCCCGGAAGCGATCCGGGCCTTCACCTCCCGCACCTTCCAGGTGTCCCCGGCGAGCAACCGCATCGGCCTGCGCACGGAGGGGCCCGCCCTGGAGCGGGCGTTCGACGGTGAACTCCCCAGCGAAGGCATGGTTCTGGGCGCCGTCCAGGTTCCCCCCGACGGCCGGCCGGTGGTCTTCCTGGCAGACCACCCGACCACCGGCGGCTACCCGGTGATCGGCGTGGTCCGCGGGACGGACCTCCCCCGAGCGGCTCAGGCGGTGCCCGGAATCCCGGTGCGCTTCGTGGAGGTACGGCGCCGCTGA
- a CDS encoding glycosyltransferase codes for MSAQSLRIVRLANFVAPASGGLRTALRELGKGYRAAGHECVLVVPGDRASDRHTEQGRIVTLPGPLLPGTGGYRVLADKRRVARLLEELAPDRLEVCDRTTLRWTGKWARRARVPAVMVSHETADGVLRTWGLPEGAARRAADALNVRTAHTYARVVCTTEFAEREFVRIGARNVVRAPLGVDLVERRPALRDAGLRARYARETETLLVTCTRLSVEKRPSTALDAVESLVRRGRRAVLVVAGDGPLRPRLEQRARERRLPVTFLGHVGDRGLLGALQATADVCLAPGPAETFGLAALEAMACGTPVVVSASSALPEVIGSAGAVAADRAEAFADAVEMLLERPETERREVARARAECFGWDTAVRAFLAAHDAEVLVRRSVPGGVA; via the coding sequence ATGAGCGCACAGTCGCTGCGGATCGTCCGTCTCGCCAACTTCGTCGCGCCCGCCTCGGGCGGTCTGCGCACCGCCCTGCGCGAGCTCGGCAAGGGCTACCGGGCCGCCGGGCACGAGTGCGTGCTCGTCGTGCCCGGCGACCGGGCGAGCGACCGCCACACCGAGCAGGGCCGGATCGTCACCCTGCCCGGCCCGCTGCTGCCCGGCACCGGCGGCTACCGCGTCCTCGCCGACAAGCGGCGGGTGGCCCGGCTCCTGGAGGAGCTCGCCCCCGACCGGCTGGAAGTCTGTGACCGCACGACCCTCAGGTGGACCGGCAAATGGGCCCGGCGTGCCCGCGTCCCCGCCGTGATGGTCTCCCACGAGACCGCCGACGGCGTGCTGCGCACCTGGGGCCTGCCGGAGGGCGCGGCCCGGCGTGCCGCGGACGCCCTCAACGTCCGTACGGCACACACCTACGCGCGCGTGGTGTGCACCACCGAGTTCGCCGAGCGGGAGTTCGTGCGGATCGGCGCGCGCAATGTCGTACGGGCCCCGCTGGGCGTCGACCTGGTCGAGCGGCGCCCGGCGCTGCGCGACGCGGGACTGCGGGCCCGGTACGCGCGCGAGACCGAGACCCTGCTCGTGACGTGCACCCGGCTGTCCGTCGAGAAGCGGCCCAGCACGGCTCTGGACGCCGTGGAGTCCCTGGTGCGCCGAGGCCGGCGCGCGGTGCTCGTGGTGGCCGGGGACGGGCCGCTGCGGCCGCGCCTGGAGCAGCGGGCCCGGGAACGGCGGCTGCCGGTGACCTTCCTCGGTCACGTCGGCGACCGCGGGCTGCTCGGCGCGCTCCAGGCCACCGCCGACGTGTGCCTGGCCCCCGGACCCGCCGAGACCTTCGGGCTCGCCGCGCTGGAGGCCATGGCGTGCGGCACACCGGTCGTGGTGAGCGCCTCCTCCGCCCTGCCGGAGGTCATCGGGTCGGCCGGAGCGGTCGCCGCGGACCGGGCAGAGGCCTTCGCGGACGCCGTGGAGATGCTGCTCGAACGGCCCGAGACCGAGCGCCGCGAGGTCGCACGCGCGCGTGCGGAGTGCTTCGGGTGGGACACCGCGGTCCGGGCGTTCCTCGCCGCGCACGACGCGGAGGTCCTCGTACGGCGCTCCGTGCCGGGGGGCGTGGCATGA
- the fxsA gene encoding FxsA family membrane protein encodes MTTGAPTSPYPARPRRSRTRTFLPLGVAAWLVLEIWLLTVVAGAASGFAVFLLLVAGFVLGSVVIKRAGRRAFQNLNEALQRGGAPSGSGSSGNGLMMLGGLLLMIPGLLSDAVGLLLLIPPVQKAVGRYAERTFDRRLRAAAPGTLGDAFQQARIHHPDGKVVRGEVIRDAHDGPRDTPQDRKPPLTR; translated from the coding sequence ATGACGACAGGCGCTCCGACCTCCCCGTACCCCGCCCGGCCCCGCCGTTCCCGTACGCGCACCTTCCTGCCGCTGGGCGTCGCCGCCTGGCTGGTGCTGGAGATCTGGCTGCTGACCGTGGTCGCCGGCGCGGCGAGCGGATTCGCGGTGTTCCTGCTGCTGGTCGCCGGCTTCGTGCTCGGCTCGGTGGTCATCAAGCGGGCCGGCCGCCGCGCCTTCCAGAACCTGAACGAGGCGCTCCAGCGCGGCGGCGCCCCCTCGGGCTCCGGCAGCTCGGGCAACGGCCTGATGATGCTGGGCGGCCTGCTCCTGATGATCCCCGGCCTGCTCTCCGACGCGGTGGGCCTGCTCCTGCTGATCCCGCCGGTCCAGAAGGCGGTCGGCCGCTACGCCGAGCGCACCTTCGACCGCAGGCTCCGCGCGGCCGCTCCGGGCACCCTGGGGGACGCCTTCCAGCAGGCCAGGATCCACCACCCCGACGGCAAGGTGGTCCGGGGCGAGGTCATCCGCGACGCGCACGACGGGCCGCGGGACACCCCGCAGGACCGGAAGCCTCCGCTCACCCGCTGA
- a CDS encoding ankyrin repeat domain-containing protein, translating to MSEAPDPEVVELATKIFDLARQGQTEALVAYVDAGVPAGLTNDRGDSLVMLAAYHGHADAVRALVARGAAAGGVNDRGQTPLAGAVFKGSTDVIEALLASGADPAEGTPSALDTARMFGRTELLELFAAH from the coding sequence ATGAGTGAAGCCCCCGACCCGGAGGTCGTGGAGCTGGCGACCAAGATCTTCGATCTGGCCCGGCAGGGGCAGACCGAGGCGCTCGTGGCGTACGTCGACGCGGGTGTTCCGGCGGGCCTCACCAACGACCGCGGGGACTCGCTCGTGATGCTCGCCGCCTATCACGGTCACGCGGACGCGGTGCGCGCGCTCGTGGCCCGCGGGGCGGCGGCCGGCGGGGTCAACGACCGGGGGCAGACGCCCCTGGCCGGGGCCGTCTTCAAGGGCTCCACGGACGTCATCGAGGCCCTGCTGGCAAGCGGCGCCGATCCGGCCGAGGGCACCCCCTCGGCTCTCGACACCGCCCGCATGTTCGGCAGGACGGAACTGCTCGAGTTGTTCGCAGCGCACTGA
- a CDS encoding PLP-dependent aminotransferase family protein, translating to MAQWTSAVGAAQLARLLNSQQDRPAGPGTRRPPAYRALADGIRLLVLEGRVPVAARLPAERELALSLSVSRTTVAAAYEALRAEGFLESRRGAGSWTAVPAGNPLPARGLEPLPPEALGSMIDLGCAALPAPEPWLTRAVQGALEELPPYAHTHGDYPAGLPALRAMIAERYTARGIPTMPEQIMVTTGAMGAIDAICHLFGGRGERIAVESPSYANILQLMREAGARLVPVAMAQGLTGWDIDRWRQVLRDAAPRIAYVVADFHNPTGALADEDQRRQLVEAARSAGTVLVADETMSELWLDDDVSMPRPVCAFDPAGSTVVTVGSASKAFWAGMRIGWVRGAPDVIRSLVAARAYADLGTPVLEQLAVNWLFSTGGWEQAVELRRSQARENRDALVTAMRKELPSWEFEVPQGGLTLWVRAGGLSGSRLAEVGERVGVRVPSGPRFGVDGAFEGYVRLPFTVAGAVAEEAAARLAAAARVVESGGSGGGETPRTFVA from the coding sequence GTGGCGCAGTGGACCTCTGCGGTGGGCGCGGCGCAGCTCGCCCGGCTGCTCAACTCCCAGCAGGACCGCCCGGCCGGCCCCGGCACGCGCCGCCCGCCGGCCTACCGCGCGCTCGCCGACGGCATCCGCCTGCTGGTCCTGGAGGGCCGCGTCCCGGTGGCCGCCCGCCTGCCCGCGGAGCGTGAGCTGGCCCTGTCCCTGTCCGTGAGCCGTACGACCGTGGCGGCGGCCTACGAGGCGCTGCGGGCCGAGGGATTCCTGGAGTCCCGCCGCGGCGCGGGCAGCTGGACGGCCGTGCCCGCGGGGAACCCGCTCCCCGCGCGCGGTCTCGAACCGCTCCCGCCCGAGGCTCTCGGTTCCATGATCGACCTGGGCTGCGCGGCCCTGCCCGCGCCCGAACCGTGGCTGACGCGTGCGGTGCAGGGCGCCCTGGAGGAGCTGCCGCCGTACGCGCACACGCACGGCGACTATCCCGCGGGTCTTCCGGCCCTGCGGGCGATGATCGCCGAGCGGTACACCGCGCGCGGGATCCCGACCATGCCCGAGCAGATCATGGTCACGACCGGTGCGATGGGCGCGATCGACGCGATCTGCCATCTGTTCGGCGGCCGGGGCGAGCGCATCGCGGTGGAGTCCCCGTCCTACGCGAACATCCTCCAGCTGATGCGGGAGGCGGGCGCCCGCCTTGTGCCCGTCGCGATGGCGCAGGGGCTGACCGGCTGGGACATCGACCGCTGGCGTCAGGTGCTGCGGGACGCGGCGCCGCGCATCGCCTATGTCGTCGCCGACTTCCACAACCCGACCGGTGCGCTGGCCGACGAGGACCAGCGGCGGCAGCTGGTGGAGGCGGCGCGGTCCGCGGGGACCGTGCTGGTGGCGGACGAGACGATGTCCGAACTGTGGCTGGACGACGACGTCTCGATGCCGCGGCCGGTGTGCGCCTTCGACCCGGCCGGGTCCACGGTGGTCACCGTCGGCTCCGCCAGCAAGGCGTTCTGGGCGGGCATGCGGATCGGCTGGGTCCGGGGGGCGCCGGACGTGATCCGCAGCCTGGTCGCCGCACGCGCCTACGCCGACCTCGGGACGCCCGTCCTGGAGCAGCTGGCCGTGAACTGGCTGTTCAGCACCGGCGGCTGGGAGCAGGCGGTCGAGCTGCGGCGGAGCCAGGCGCGGGAGAACCGGGACGCCCTGGTGACCGCGATGCGCAAGGAGCTGCCCTCATGGGAGTTCGAGGTGCCGCAGGGCGGTCTGACGCTCTGGGTGCGGGCCGGGGGACTGTCCGGGTCGCGGCTGGCGGAAGTCGGTGAGCGGGTGGGGGTGCGGGTCCCGTCGGGGCCGCGCTTCGGGGTCGACGGTGCTTTCGAGGGCTATGTGCGTCTGCCGTTCACCGTGGCGGGTGCGGTGGCGGAGGAGGCCGCGGCCCGGCTGGCCGCGGCGGCGCGCGTCGTGGAGAGCGGAGGGTCCGGGGGCGGGGAGACGCCGCGCACGTTCGTGGCCTGA
- a CDS encoding glycosyltransferase family 1 protein → MRVVIVTESFPPDVNGVAHCALQTARHLVDRGHLPLVVAPATAAGPASGADTLAPCPVVRVPSLPLPGYPQVRVALPSRRVAAAIAEHRADVVHLASPFVLGVRGMAAAARLGLPAVAVYQTDLAGYARTYVHAGEAAAWRRIRSVHAAADLTLAPSSASLRDLEAHGVPRVKLWPRGVDTVRFRPDLRDEALRRRLAPNGETIVGYVGRLAPEKHIELLADACRLEGVKVVVVGDGPSLPHLEQALPRAVFLGRRTGDELARIFASFDVFAHTGPFETFCQTVQEAMASGVPVVAPAAGGPLDLVAHGRTGFLVPARDPAAVRDAVRSLAADPALRASFGAAARAMVEGRTWAAVGDQLIGHYAAVLSGRRTAVAA, encoded by the coding sequence ATGCGTGTCGTCATAGTGACCGAATCCTTTCCCCCCGATGTGAACGGCGTGGCCCACTGCGCGCTCCAGACCGCCCGGCACCTCGTAGATCGCGGTCACCTTCCGCTCGTCGTCGCGCCGGCCACCGCGGCCGGCCCCGCGTCCGGCGCGGACACCCTCGCGCCGTGCCCCGTCGTCCGTGTCCCCTCCCTCCCCCTCCCGGGCTACCCCCAGGTCCGCGTCGCCCTCCCCAGCAGGCGCGTGGCCGCGGCGATCGCCGAGCACCGCGCCGACGTCGTCCACCTGGCCAGCCCCTTCGTCCTCGGCGTCCGCGGCATGGCCGCCGCCGCCCGGCTCGGCCTCCCCGCCGTGGCCGTCTACCAGACCGACCTCGCCGGATACGCCCGCACCTACGTGCACGCGGGAGAAGCCGCCGCCTGGCGCCGTATCCGTTCCGTCCACGCCGCCGCCGACCTCACCCTCGCCCCGTCCAGTGCCTCCCTGCGCGACCTGGAGGCGCACGGCGTGCCCCGGGTCAAGCTGTGGCCGCGGGGCGTGGACACCGTCCGCTTCCGCCCCGACCTGCGCGACGAGGCGCTGCGCCGGCGGCTCGCGCCGAACGGGGAGACGATCGTCGGCTACGTCGGCCGTCTCGCCCCCGAGAAGCACATCGAGCTGCTGGCCGACGCGTGCCGCCTGGAGGGCGTCAAGGTCGTGGTGGTCGGCGACGGGCCGAGCCTGCCCCACCTCGAACAGGCACTGCCCCGAGCGGTCTTCCTGGGCCGCCGCACGGGCGACGAACTGGCCCGGATCTTCGCCTCCTTCGACGTCTTCGCGCACACCGGCCCCTTCGAGACCTTCTGCCAGACCGTGCAGGAGGCCATGGCGAGCGGAGTGCCGGTCGTCGCGCCCGCCGCCGGCGGCCCGCTCGACCTGGTCGCCCACGGGCGCACCGGGTTCCTCGTCCCGGCCCGCGACCCGGCCGCGGTACGGGACGCCGTGCGGTCCCTGGCCGCCGACCCCGCCCTGCGGGCCTCGTTCGGCGCGGCCGCGCGGGCCATGGTCGAGGGCCGCACCTGGGCGGCCGTCGGCGACCAGCTGATCGGCCACTACGCCGCCGTGCTCAGCGGCCGCAGGACGGCGGTGGCGGCATGA
- a CDS encoding HEAT repeat domain-containing protein has product MFDPVIAPSGTLLGLLQRGRGDGTLHALTAPRAEALAALNHCVLRDPRHDWQVENRSLYYARLFLDLGGELDEIEAHLFEVDDVFDTEESRTGLALAVLGHLASYGRRDALELLRRYAASGSNWAWALDELALRDDDAGLRALAAPVLARFGTDSEGEAELAAAVRDAFEPRPWRLWADDPRESVSTRVRAAQEAGCFDRWQRQMRPAGPRPGWSVQAVFDWAQQGVERGAVLYVPAARCLAAVAGPEDRSDILAAAKDGTEGARSTALRYLADSNDPDAFDLIELAVATGSPAVVEAALDSFERMRSIAAVDRARGWARRPDPLGAAAGRMLACLGGAQDRDLVLAALREAVRGEGPDAPTLWTLVDGTGRLGIACAAPVLRHIYRETASSHLRGRAARALAATDPSFATGFAVECLWDCEETTREIAARHAETGDARVVERLRRLAADPAEEAEVQTAVRSRIGPDTAAM; this is encoded by the coding sequence ATGTTCGATCCGGTCATAGCGCCCAGCGGTACGCTGCTCGGCCTGCTCCAGCGGGGCCGCGGCGACGGCACGCTGCACGCGCTCACCGCCCCGCGCGCCGAGGCGCTCGCGGCCCTGAACCACTGCGTGCTGCGCGATCCCCGCCACGACTGGCAGGTGGAGAACCGCTCGCTGTACTACGCCCGTCTCTTCCTCGACCTGGGTGGCGAGCTGGACGAGATCGAGGCGCACCTCTTCGAGGTGGACGACGTCTTCGACACCGAGGAGTCACGCACGGGCCTGGCCCTCGCCGTCCTCGGCCACCTCGCCTCCTACGGCAGGCGCGACGCGCTCGAACTGCTGCGCAGGTACGCCGCCTCGGGCTCCAACTGGGCCTGGGCGCTGGACGAACTGGCACTGCGGGACGACGACGCCGGCCTGCGCGCCCTCGCCGCGCCCGTGCTCGCACGCTTCGGGACCGATTCCGAGGGCGAGGCCGAACTGGCCGCTGCCGTGCGTGACGCCTTCGAACCGAGGCCCTGGCGGCTGTGGGCCGACGATCCGCGCGAATCCGTCTCCACGCGTGTGCGTGCCGCTCAGGAAGCCGGCTGTTTCGACCGCTGGCAACGCCAGATGCGACCCGCCGGACCCCGCCCCGGGTGGAGCGTGCAGGCCGTCTTCGACTGGGCCCAGCAGGGCGTCGAGCGGGGGGCCGTGCTGTATGTTCCCGCCGCCCGCTGTCTGGCCGCCGTGGCCGGCCCAGAGGACCGCTCCGACATCCTCGCGGCGGCCAAGGACGGCACCGAAGGGGCCCGGTCCACCGCGCTGCGCTACCTCGCCGACAGCAATGATCCCGACGCCTTCGACCTGATCGAGCTGGCCGTCGCCACCGGCTCACCGGCCGTCGTCGAGGCCGCCCTCGACTCGTTCGAACGCATGCGCAGTATCGCCGCCGTCGACCGCGCACGCGGCTGGGCCCGACGGCCCGATCCGCTGGGCGCCGCCGCCGGACGCATGCTGGCCTGCCTGGGCGGAGCCCAGGACCGGGACCTCGTGCTCGCAGCCCTCCGGGAGGCCGTACGGGGCGAGGGACCCGACGCACCCACCCTGTGGACCCTCGTCGACGGCACCGGACGGCTCGGCATCGCCTGCGCCGCCCCCGTCCTGCGCCACATCTACCGGGAGACCGCCTCCTCCCACCTCCGCGGCCGCGCCGCCCGCGCCCTCGCCGCCACCGACCCCTCCTTCGCCACCGGCTTCGCCGTCGAGTGCCTCTGGGACTGCGAGGAGACCACCCGCGAGATCGCCGCCCGGCACGCCGAGACCGGTGACGCCCGCGTAGTGGAGCGACTGCGCCGGCTGGCCGCCGACCCGGCCGAGGAGGCCGAGGTCCAGACAGCCGTCCGCAGCCGTATCGGACCGGACACCGCGGCCATGTGA
- a CDS encoding glycerophosphodiester phosphodiesterase: protein MTSRIRHPYLDHPGPIPFAHRGGAADGLENTASQFRRAVEAGYRYLETDVHATADGKLVAFHDTTLDRVTDGAGRIADLPWAEVRHARVAGREPVPLFEELLETFPEARWNVDVKDEPALRPLLDLLERTGAWDRICVGSFSEARVMRAQRLAGPRLATSYGTRGVLNLRLRSWGVPAALRRSAVAAQVPEAQSGIQVVDHRFVRAAHARGLQVHVWTVNEPDRMHRLLDLGVDGIMTDHIDTLRKVMEDRGVWV, encoded by the coding sequence GTGACCTCGCGGATACGCCACCCCTACCTCGACCATCCCGGCCCCATCCCCTTCGCCCACCGGGGCGGGGCGGCGGACGGCCTGGAGAACACCGCGTCGCAGTTCCGGCGGGCGGTCGAGGCGGGCTACCGGTATCTGGAGACCGACGTCCACGCCACCGCGGACGGCAAGCTGGTCGCCTTCCACGACACGACTCTGGACCGGGTGACCGACGGGGCGGGCCGGATAGCGGACCTGCCCTGGGCGGAGGTACGGCACGCGCGCGTGGCGGGCAGGGAACCGGTGCCGCTGTTCGAGGAGCTCCTGGAGACCTTTCCCGAGGCGCGCTGGAATGTCGACGTCAAGGACGAGCCCGCCCTGCGGCCGCTCCTGGACCTCCTCGAGCGCACCGGCGCCTGGGACCGGATCTGCGTGGGCTCCTTCTCCGAGGCACGGGTGATGCGCGCCCAGCGGCTGGCCGGGCCGCGCCTGGCGACGTCGTACGGCACCCGGGGGGTGCTCAACCTGCGACTGCGGTCCTGGGGAGTGCCGGCGGCACTGCGCCGCTCGGCCGTCGCCGCCCAGGTGCCCGAGGCGCAGTCCGGCATCCAGGTGGTCGACCACCGCTTCGTGCGCGCCGCCCACGCGCGCGGGCTCCAGGTGCACGTGTGGACGGTGAACGAGCCCGATCGCATGCACCGGCTCCTGGACCTGGGAGTCGATGGCATCATGACCGATCACATCGACACACTGCGCAAGGTCATGGAGGACCGGGGCGTCTGGGTCTGA